The proteins below come from a single Cricetulus griseus strain 17A/GY chromosome 6, alternate assembly CriGri-PICRH-1.0, whole genome shotgun sequence genomic window:
- the Rexo4 gene encoding RNA exonuclease 4 isoform X1, with protein sequence MKAKATAPVSQPEPIKELVRKKARKRFRKSKAQGGSVAPGSLPAAVAVRPPKAPENFSQNWKALQELLKQKSQAPEKPLVSQMDDKMHPQIIQQNKKETSDKAKGDGKRTEKDQTIKGSVTALSKKDRKRPVPPTNSSGPEQKKSAQKRTFSDNASHQEDIKHKWKAKEVAVVLNQSSPTEEDIWFDDVDPDDIEAAIGPEAAMLVRKRLGQKSKSTISLVKEQAFGGLTKALALDCEMVGVGPKGEESIAARVSIVNQYGKCVYDKYVKPTEPVTDYRTAVSGIRPENLKQGEEFEVVKKEVAEMLKGRTLVGHALHNDLKVLFLDHPKKKIRDTQKFKPFRSQVRSGKPSLKQLSEKILGIRVQQAEHCSIHLKCQHPAWCSPHCPWDETWGAGIPRGVRSYCLGHCEQKGCLPAIY encoded by the exons ATGAAGGCGAAGGCCACGGCGCCGGTTTCCCAACCTGAGCCTATCAAGGAGCTCGTTCGGAAGAAAGCCAGGAAGAGGTTCAGGAAGAGCAAAGCGCAGGGAGGAAGCGTGGCCCCGGGAAGCCTCCCAGCAGCTGTCGCAGTCCGACCGCCAAAGGCCCCAGAGAACTTTTCTCAAAATTGGAAGGCGCTGCAAGAG CTGCTGAAACAGAAGTCACAAGCTCCAGAAAAACCTCTTGTCTCTCAGATGGATGACAAAATGCATCCCCAAATAATCCAGCAGAACAAAAAAGAGACTTCAGATAAAGCAaagggagatgggaagaggacagaaaAAGACCAGACCATTAAGGGTTCTGTTACCGCTCTGTCTAAGAAGGACAGGAAGAGACCTGTACCTCCCACAAATTCCTCTGGACCAGAACAGAAGAAAAGTGCCCAGAAGAGGACATTTAGTGACAACGCTTCTCATCAGGAGGACATCAAGCATAAATGGAAAGCTAAGGAGGTAGCTGTCGTCTTGAATCAGTCCTCACCTACTGA GGAAGACATCTGGTTTGATGATGTGGATCCAGATGATATTGAGGCTGCCATAGGCCCAGAGGCAGCCATGCTGGTACGGAAGCGGCTGGGACAGAAGAGCAAGAGTACCATCTCCCTGGTGAAGGAACAGGCCTTTGGCGG CCTGACAAAAGCCTTGGCCCTGGATTGTGAGATGGTAGGCGTGGGCCCCAAGGGGGAAGAGAGCATCGCAGCCCGTGTGTCCATCGTGAACCAGTATGGGAAATGTGTTTATGACAAGTACGTCAAGCCAACTGAGCCGGTGACAGACTACAGGACAGCAGTCAGTGGGATACGGCCTGAGAACCTGAAGCAGG gAGAAGAATTTGAAGTCGTGAAGAAGGAAGTGGCAGAAATGTTGAAGGGCAGAACCCTGGTTGGGCACGCGCTGCACAATGATTTAAAG GTTCTGTTCCTTGATCATCCAAAGAAGAAAATCAGGGATACCCAAAAATTCAAACCTTTCAGAAGTCAAGTAAGG AGTGGAAAGCCATCTCTGAAACAACTTTCTGAGAAAATTCTGGGGATCAGGGTCCAGCAGGCAGAGCATTGTTCG ATTCACCTAAAATGCCAACATCCAGCATGGTGTTCTCCACACTGTCCTTGGGATGAGACTTGGGGCGCAGGTATACCCAGAGGTGTAAGATCCTACTGCCTGGGGCACTGTGAACAGAAAGGCTGTCTGCCTGCTATCTACTAG
- the Rexo4 gene encoding RNA exonuclease 4 isoform X3, whose translation MKAKATAPVSQPEPIKELVRKKARKRFRKSKAQGGSVAPGSLPAAVAVRPPKAPENFSQNWKALQEVRLATGRDLYLPQIPLDQNRRKVPRRGHLVTTLLIRRTSSINGKLRRHPVPHPQREEFEVVKKEVAEMLKGRTLVGHALHNDLKVLFLDHPKKKIRDTQKFKPFRSQVRSGKPSLKQLSEKILGIRVQQAEHCSVQDAQAAMRLYIMAKREWESIAADRRPPATTTPNRCSEYA comes from the exons ATGAAGGCGAAGGCCACGGCGCCGGTTTCCCAACCTGAGCCTATCAAGGAGCTCGTTCGGAAGAAAGCCAGGAAGAGGTTCAGGAAGAGCAAAGCGCAGGGAGGAAGCGTGGCCCCGGGAAGCCTCCCAGCAGCTGTCGCAGTCCGACCGCCAAAGGCCCCAGAGAACTTTTCTCAAAATTGGAAGGCGCTGCAAGAGGTGAGACTGGCGACAG GAAGAGACCTGTACCTCCCACAAATTCCTCTGGACCAGAACAGAAGAAAAGTGCCCAGAAGAGGACATTTAGTGACAACGCTTCTCATCAGGAGGACATCAAGCATAAATGGAAAGCTAAGGAG GCATCCAGTGCCCCAT ccacagc gAGAAGAATTTGAAGTCGTGAAGAAGGAAGTGGCAGAAATGTTGAAGGGCAGAACCCTGGTTGGGCACGCGCTGCACAATGATTTAAAG GTTCTGTTCCTTGATCATCCAAAGAAGAAAATCAGGGATACCCAAAAATTCAAACCTTTCAGAAGTCAAGTAAGG AGTGGAAAGCCATCTCTGAAACAACTTTCTGAGAAAATTCTGGGGATCAGGGTCCAGCAGGCAGAGCATTGTTCG GTCCAGGATGCCCAGGCAGCGATGAGGCTTTACATCATGGCAAAACGGGAGTGGGAGAGCATTGCTGCAGACCGGCGCCccccagccaccaccaccccaaaccGCTGCAGCGAGTACGCTTAG
- the Rexo4 gene encoding RNA exonuclease 4 isoform X2, with product MKAKATAPVSQPEPIKELVRKKARKRFRKSKAQGGSVAPGSLPAAVAVRPPKAPENFSQNWKALQELLKQKSQAPEKPLVSQMDDKMHPQIIQQNKKETSDKAKGDGKRTEKDQTIKGSVTALSKKDRKRPVPPTNSSGPEQKKSAQKRTFSDNASHQEDIKHKWKAKEVAVVLNQSSPTEEDIWFDDVDPDDIEAAIGPEAAMLVRKRLGQKSKSTISLVKEQAFGGLTKALALDCEMVGVGPKGEESIAARVSIVNQYGKCVYDKYVKPTEPVTDYRTAVSGIRPENLKQGEEFEVVKKEVAEMLKGRTLVGHALHNDLKVLFLDHPKKKIRDTQKFKPFRSQVRSGKPSLKQLSEKILGIRVQQAEHCSVQDAQAAMRLYIMAKREWESIAADRRPPATTTPNRCSEYA from the exons ATGAAGGCGAAGGCCACGGCGCCGGTTTCCCAACCTGAGCCTATCAAGGAGCTCGTTCGGAAGAAAGCCAGGAAGAGGTTCAGGAAGAGCAAAGCGCAGGGAGGAAGCGTGGCCCCGGGAAGCCTCCCAGCAGCTGTCGCAGTCCGACCGCCAAAGGCCCCAGAGAACTTTTCTCAAAATTGGAAGGCGCTGCAAGAG CTGCTGAAACAGAAGTCACAAGCTCCAGAAAAACCTCTTGTCTCTCAGATGGATGACAAAATGCATCCCCAAATAATCCAGCAGAACAAAAAAGAGACTTCAGATAAAGCAaagggagatgggaagaggacagaaaAAGACCAGACCATTAAGGGTTCTGTTACCGCTCTGTCTAAGAAGGACAGGAAGAGACCTGTACCTCCCACAAATTCCTCTGGACCAGAACAGAAGAAAAGTGCCCAGAAGAGGACATTTAGTGACAACGCTTCTCATCAGGAGGACATCAAGCATAAATGGAAAGCTAAGGAGGTAGCTGTCGTCTTGAATCAGTCCTCACCTACTGA GGAAGACATCTGGTTTGATGATGTGGATCCAGATGATATTGAGGCTGCCATAGGCCCAGAGGCAGCCATGCTGGTACGGAAGCGGCTGGGACAGAAGAGCAAGAGTACCATCTCCCTGGTGAAGGAACAGGCCTTTGGCGG CCTGACAAAAGCCTTGGCCCTGGATTGTGAGATGGTAGGCGTGGGCCCCAAGGGGGAAGAGAGCATCGCAGCCCGTGTGTCCATCGTGAACCAGTATGGGAAATGTGTTTATGACAAGTACGTCAAGCCAACTGAGCCGGTGACAGACTACAGGACAGCAGTCAGTGGGATACGGCCTGAGAACCTGAAGCAGG gAGAAGAATTTGAAGTCGTGAAGAAGGAAGTGGCAGAAATGTTGAAGGGCAGAACCCTGGTTGGGCACGCGCTGCACAATGATTTAAAG GTTCTGTTCCTTGATCATCCAAAGAAGAAAATCAGGGATACCCAAAAATTCAAACCTTTCAGAAGTCAAGTAAGG AGTGGAAAGCCATCTCTGAAACAACTTTCTGAGAAAATTCTGGGGATCAGGGTCCAGCAGGCAGAGCATTGTTCG GTCCAGGATGCCCAGGCAGCGATGAGGCTTTACATCATGGCAAAACGGGAGTGGGAGAGCATTGCTGCAGACCGGCGCCccccagccaccaccaccccaaaccGCTGCAGCGAGTACGCTTAG